In the Hordeum vulgare subsp. vulgare chromosome 7H, MorexV3_pseudomolecules_assembly, whole genome shotgun sequence genome, one interval contains:
- the LOC123407865 gene encoding eyes absent homolog, giving the protein MEEVVSASANSQNSTGDAAADQPINVYVWDLDETLILLKSLLDGSFAGHFEGLKDHEKGTEIGKRWENIILELCDEHFFYEEIENYNQPYLSALHQYDDGKDLTKYDFEADCFSSPFDDVNKRKLAYRHRAIGDKYEKGLQKILDHRMFKVWSDLYSSTDKYTDGWLSSAHKLLEEALGKSTAEPAGKSSTINCIVTSGSLVPSIAKCLLYRLDDVVSSDNVYSSWEAGKLQCFKWIKERHGGPNVRFCAVGDGPEERSAASIMKWPFVKIEIRPDAPHRFPGLSLSTIHGIMDAVYQSSGKDG; this is encoded by the exons ATGGAGGAGGTTGTCTCCGCTTCAGCTAATAGCCAAAATTCGACTGGTGATGCCGCGGCAGATCAGCCTATCAACGTGTACGTGTGGGACTTGGATGAAACACTTATTCTGCTCAAGTCCCTGCTAGATGGGTCGTTTGCTGGGCATTTTGAAGGCCTCAAGGACCATGAAAAAGGTACTGAAATAGGGAAGCGCTGGGAGAACATCATTCTTGAACTCTGCGATGAGCACTTCTTCTATGAGGAG ATTGAGAACTACAATCAACCCTATCTCAGTGCTTTACATCAGTATGATGATGGGAAAGACTTGACAAAATATGATTTTGAGGCCGACTGCTTTAGTTCTCCTTTTGACGATGTGAATAAAAGGAAGCTTGCCTACAGGCATCGTGCTATTGGAGACAAGTATGAAAAG GGTTTGCAGAAAATTCTGGACCACCGCATGTTCAAAGTCTGGAGTGATTTGTATAGTTCGACAGACAAATATACTGATGGTTGGCTTTCTTCAG CTCATAAGTTGCTGGAAGAAGCGCTGGGTAAATCTACAGCCGAGCCTGCTGGCAAATCTTCAACCATTAATTGCATAGTTACTTCAGGGTCCCTGGTTCCAAGTATTGCCAAATGTTTGCTGTATCGCCTGGACGATGTGGTATCATCTGATAATG TTTATAGCTCGTGGGAAGCGGGGAAGCTGCAGTGCTTCAAGTGGATCAAAGAACGCCACGGCGGCCCGAACGTCCGCTTCTGCGCGGTTGGAGACGGCCCAGAGGAGCGCAGCGCTGCTTCCATAATGAAATGGCCGTTCGTCAAGATTGAGATCCGCCCCGACGCTCCTCACAGGTTCCCTGGCCTGAGCCTGTCGACGATCCATGGCATCATGGACGCCGTGTATCAGTCATCGGGTAAAGACGGTTGA